From the genome of Colletotrichum destructivum chromosome 10, complete sequence, one region includes:
- a CDS encoding Putative glycoside hydrolase, family 43, concanavalin A-like lectin/glucanase domain superfamily, which yields MRFGLIASVVALFGVGQAQNSTFQNPIISGFNPDPSCVFVPELNNTFFCATSSFLAFPGLPVHASRDLVHWKHVSNAFGRADQLPGLAFLPKATSGIYAPTLRFHEGVFYLLCTLVNQQLPRTNDSRWDNFVLTSTDPYSSDAWSDPVHFSFPGFDPSPFWDDDGKTYVSGAHTAAYYPGIMHAPLDLATGEIGDIIMPWNGTGGRSPEAPHIWKRDGYYYLLLAEGGTRENHMVTMARSRSLEGPYDPAPANPLLTSANDTSSYFQAVGHADLFQDAAGQWWAVALAVRAGGSYGQDPGAYFGNLPMGRETVLTPVTWNEGEFPVFTPVTGDVSGWPLPPEAILEEGEGQLSDADDVVTFAPGTGLPIHFIHWRLPKTRNYAVSPPGHWNTLALKSSVLNLTAFDADFALGRGQTFVGRRMAHSLFRFRVDVDWAGSLTKEEMEVGVSIIQDQAQHFDLGIVALKANGDNGSGDLRPHLRFRGISETPYRATENPPNEVFPLPDGWAGKKLSLQIEAVNSTHFAFSAGLAGPAAESELRVFGHCKGTELVPYYSGVAVGVYATSNGKHGEQAFETYISNWRYTGIRQLRSQADVDDADGAV from the exons ATGAGATTTGGACTCATCGCCTCGGTCGTGGCCCTCTTCGGGGTCGGCCAGGCGCAAAACTCAACCTTTCAGAACCCCATCATCAGCGGCTTCAACCCAGACCCAAGCTGCGTCTTCGTCCCGGAGCTCAACAACACCTTCTTCTGCGCGACGTCGAGCTTCCTCGCTTTCCCCGGCCTCCCCGTCCACGCCAGCAGAGACCTCGTGCACTGGAAGCACGTCTCCAACGCCTTCGGCCGCGCCGACCAGCTCCCGGGACTGGCCTTCCTGCCCAAGGCCACCAGCGGCATCTACGCGCCGACGCTGCGCTTTCACGAGGGCGTCTTCTACCTGCTCTGCACGCTCGTCAACCAGCAGCTACCCAGAACCAACGACAGCCGCTGGGACAACTTCGTCCTCACCTCGACGGACCCCTACAGCTCCGACGCCTGGTCCGACCCCGTGCACTTCAGCTTCCCCGGCTTCGACCCGTCACCCTtctgggacgacgacggcaagacgTACGTCTCGGGCGCCCACACAGCCGCCTACTACCCTGGCATCATGCACGCGCCGCTCGACCTGGCGACGGGCGAGATCGGGGATATCATCATGCCCTGGAACGGCACCGGCGGGCGCTCGCCCGAGGCCCCTCACATCTGGAAGCGCGACGGGTACTActacctcctcctcgccgagggcggcacgaGAGAGAACCACATGGTGACCATGGCGCGGTCAAGGAGCCTCGAAGGCCCCTAcgacccggcgccggcaaaCCCGCTCCTCACGTCGGCCAACGACACGAGCTCCTACTTCCAGGCCGTCGGCCACGCGGACCTCTTCCAGGATGCCGCCGGTCAGTGGTGGGCGGTTGCCCTCGCAgtccgcgccggcggctccTACGGCCAGGACCCGGGCGCCTACTTCGGCAACCTGCCCATGGGCCGCGAGACGGTCCTCACCCCAGTGACCTGGAACGAGGGCGAGTTCCCCGTCTTCACGCCCGTCACCGGCGACGTCTCTGGCTGGCCTCTCCCGCCCGAGGCCATCCTCGAAGAGGGGGAAGGCCAGCTCAGCGAcgcggacgacgtcgtcacTTTCGCCCCGGGCACCGGCCTCCCCATCCACTTCATCCATTGGCGCCTCCCCAAGACACGGAACTACGCCGTCTCGCCCCCGGGCCACTGGAACACGCTGGCCCTCAAGTCATCGGTCCTCAACCTCACAGCCTTCGACGCCGActtcgccctcggccgcggccagaCCTTTGTCGGGCGGCGCATGGCCCACTCGCTCTTCCGGTTtcgcgtcgacgtcgactgGGCCGGGTCCctgaccaaggaggagatggaggtcGGCGTGTCCATCATCCAGGACCAGGCCCAGCATttcgacctcggcatcgtcgcgcTAAAGGCCAACGGGGACAACGGCAGCGGAGACCTCCGGCCGCATCTGCGGTTCCGCGGCATCTCGGAGACGCCGTACCGGGCGACGGAGAACCCGCCGAACGAGGTGTTCCCGCTGCCCGACGGCTGGGCCGGGAAGAAGCTCTCTCTGCAGATCGAGGCGGTCAACAGCACCCACTTTGCCTTCTCGGCTGGTCTTGCtggcccggcggcggagtcTGAGCTGAGGGTCTTTGGCCACTGCAAGGGGACCGAGTTGGTTCCTTACTACTCTG GTGTCGCGGTTGGCGTCTACGCGACTTCCAACGGGAAGCATGGCGAACAGGCGTTCGAGACCTACATATCCAACTGGCGGTACACGGGAATAAGGCAGCTGAGGAGTCAGGCGGACGTTGATGACGCTGATGGCGCGGTATAA
- a CDS encoding Putative short-chain dehydrogenase/reductase SDR, NAD(P)-binding domain superfamily: MGGSNFQPDTDIPDLAGKVVLVTGGNAGLGLETVRQIAKHNPAHIYLAARSREKGEAAIEALKKENGAAAPISHLPLDLASFESVKAAAKQFLASSSRLDLLVNNAGIMSTPEGLTADGYEVQFGTNHMGHALLTRLLLPTLSRTAAENPDVRVVFLSSAAEGWAPADTYRLDKLKTTMPETASRYRYGISKVANIHYAAALAERHPEVKVVSVHPGIVSTNLADTLISNSNAVLGTLLWAATKVICVSPQKGALNQLWASFHPDVKTGEFYHPVGVAGKGTPLSQNAEQREKLWQWTEDEIRSHL; the protein is encoded by the coding sequence ATGGGCGGCAGCAACTTCCAGCCGGACACCGACATTCCGGACCTCGCCGGCaaagtcgtcctcgtcacgggcggcaacgccggcctcgggctcgagaCGGTCCGGCAGATCGCTAAGCACAACCCGGCGCACATCTACCTCGCGGCCCGCTCCCGCGAGAAGGGggaggccgccatcgaggccctcaagaaggagaacggcgcggcggcgcccatCTCGCACCTCCCGCTGGACCTCGCGTCGTTCGAGagcgtcaaggccgccgccaagcagTTCctcgcgtcgtcgtcgcgcctcgacctcctcgtcaacaacgccggcatcatgtcgacgcccgagggcctcaccgccgacggctACGAGGTCCAGTTCGGCACCAACCACATGGGCCACGCCCTCCTCacccgcctcctcctcccgacGCTCTCGCGGACGGCCGCCGAAAACCCGGACGTGcgcgtcgtcttcctctcctcaGCGGCCGAGGGCTGGGCGCCCGCCGACACATACcgcctcgacaagctcaagaCGACCATGCCCGAGACGGCGAGCCGGTACCGATACGGCATCTCCAAGGTGGCCAACATCCACTACGCGGCGGCGCTCGCCGAGCGGCACCCGGAGGTTAAGGTCGTCAGCGTGCACCCGGGCATCGTGTCGACGAACCTCGCCGACACGCTCATCAGCAACTCCAACGCCGTGCTGGGCACGCTGCTGTGGGCGGCCACCAAGGTCATATGCGTGAGCCCGCAGAAGGGCGCGCTGAACCAGCTGTGGGCGTCGTTCCACCCGGACGTCAAGACGGGCGAGTTCTACCaccccgtcggcgtcgcgggcaAGGGCACGCCGCTGAGCCAGAACGCCGAGCAGAGGGAGAAGCTGTGGCAGTGgaccgaggacgagatccGGAGCCACCTGTGA